In Homo sapiens chromosome 11, GRCh38.p14 Primary Assembly, one DNA window encodes the following:
- the OR10S1 gene encoding olfactory receptor 10S1 has product MTMTTENPNQTVVSHFFLEGLRYTAKHSSLFFLLFLLIYSITVAGNLLILLTVGSDSHLSLPMYHFLGHLSFLDACLSTVTVPKVMAGLLTLDGKVISFEGCAVQLYCFHFLASTECFLYTVMAYDRYLAICQPLHYPVAMNRRMCAEMAGITWAIGATHAAIHTSLTFRLLYCGPCHIAYFFCDIPPVLKLACTDTTINELVMLASIGIVAAGCLILIVISYIFIVAAVLRIRTAQGRQRAFSPCTAQLTGVLLYYVPPVCIYLQPRSSEAGAGAPAVFYTIVTPMLNPFIYTLRNKEVKHALQRLLCSSFRESTAGSPPP; this is encoded by the coding sequence ATGACCATGACAACGGAGAACCCCAACCAGACTGTGGTGAGCCACTTCTTCCTGGAGGGTTTGAGGTACACCGCTAAACATTCtagcctcttcttcctcctcttcctcctcatctaCAGCATCACTGTGGCTGGGAATCTCCTCATCCTCCTAACTGTGGGCTCTGACTCTCACCTCAGCTTACCCATGTACCACTTCCTGGGGCACCTCTCCTTCCTGGATGCCTGTTTGTCTACAGTGACAGTGCCCAAGGTCATGGCAGGCCTGCTGACTCTGGATGGGAAGGTGATCTCCTTTGAGGGCTGTGCCGTACAGCTTTATTGCTTCCACTTTCTGGCCAGCACTGAGTGCTTCCTGTACACAGTCATGGCCTATGACCGCTATCTGGCTATCTGTCAACCCCTGCACTACCCAGTGGCCATGAACAGAAGGATGTGTGCAGAAATGGCTGGAATCACCTGGGCCATAGGTGCCACGCACGCTGCAATCCACACCTCCCTCACCTTCCGCCTGCTCTACTGTGGGCCTTGCCACATTGCCTACTTCTTCTGCGACATACCCCCTGTCCTAAAGCTCGCCTGTACAGACACCACCATTAATGAGCTAGTCATGCTTGCCAGCATTGGCATCGTGGCTGCAGGCTGCCTCATCCTCATCGTTATTTCCTACATCTTCATCGTGGCAGCTGTGTTGCGCATCCGCACAGCCCAGGGCCGGCAGCGGGCCTTCTCCCCCTGCACTGCCCAGCTCACTGGGGTGCTCCTGTACTACGTGCCACCTGTCTGTATCTACCTGCAGCCTCGCTCCagtgaggcaggagctggggccCCTGCTGTCTTCTACACAATCGTAACTCCAATGCTCAACCCATTCATTTACACTTTGCGGAACAAGGAGGTGAAGCATGCTCTGCAAAGGCTTTTGTGCAGCAGCTTCCGAGAGTCTACAGCAGGCAGCCCACCCCCATAG